In Colletotrichum higginsianum IMI 349063 chromosome 3, whole genome shotgun sequence, a genomic segment contains:
- a CDS encoding DEAD/DEAH box helicase, whose product MFRQSLRRCARIGGASFATSTLRATRPVALKSIAQSSQSALRIPVSINAFRLYSSDAAAAAVAEPAVETKKPSGLTTKFEDLNKLGVHQNLVDTITRGMKYENMTSVQSMTIEPALKGMDLVAQAKTGTGKTLAFLVPVLQRMLEADPSLATRRARFSADAGDIRGIIISPTRELAEQIAIEAQKLCGNTGLVVQRAVGGTRKDEMLARTRREGCHLLVGTPGRLNDLLSDVHSGIAAPNLAAIVLDEADRMLDVGFEKELRQIVGHLPDPTVTPRQTLLFSATIPKNVISLAREWVRPDNFDFIQTISDDDVLTHEKVAQYAVNCRGWGNVMPTLYELMENELEKRKNNPDMMPFKALVFLPTSAWVDVVGDVDERMVYSRNQVPSWRIHSKLSQAARTRAAEKFRGAKSAILFSTDVTARGLDFPNVTHVIQIGTPSEREQYIHRLGRTGRAEKDGEGWIIIPQSELDLARRELRGLPIKPVTSLEAAQFDFSSGAQPSELTAKVTEISSQLSEDTLQAAYLSLFGQSKDLAQPKADELYEWFVHAMKMDNTPAISAAMAEKRGLRRIRGINISGYGSRNSRDNDGDRGSRGGFSDRGGYSSRRESQDPFSKMESTGFDRSQRGGFNRGGRSDRGSDRGGRSDRGFDRGGRSDRGFDRGGRSDRGRGGFERGERASF is encoded by the exons ATGTTTCGCCAATCTTTAAGAAGATGCGCTCGCATCGGCGGCGCAAGCTTCGCAACCTCAACCCTCCGAGCAACGAGACCCGTTGCCCTCAAGTCAATCGCGCAGTCTTCGCAAAGCGCACTCCGCATCCCTGTCAGCATCAATGCATTCAGACTCTACTCTAGCGacgcagccgcagccgcagtTGCTGAACCGGCTGTCGAGACAAAGAAGCCCTCCGGCTTGACGACAAAGTTCGAGGATCTGAACAAGCTGGGCGTGCACCAGAACCTGGTCGACACCATCACTAGAGGCATGAAGTACGAGAACATGACCAGTGTCCAGAGCATGACGATCGAGCCCGCTCTCAAGGGCATGGATCT TGTCGCACAGGCGAAAACTGGTACCGGAAAGACACTGGCGTTCCTCGTCCCCGTCTTGCAAAGGATGCTCGAGGCGGATCCTTCGCTCGCCACCCGCAGGGCACGATTTTCAGCCGACGCTGGCGACATCCGTGGAATCATCATCTCTCCTACCCGCGAGCTCGCTGAGCAGATCGCCATCGAAGCCCAAAAGTTGTGCGGCAACACCGGCCTGGTCGTTCAGCGCGCTGTCGGTGGAACCAGGAAAGACGAAATGCTCGCGCGAACGCGGAGAGAAGGATGTCATCTCCTTGTCGGTACGCCTGGACGTCTCAACGATCTTCTCTCGGACGTTCACAGCGGTATTGCAGCCCCGAACCTGGCCGCAATTGTCCTCGATGAGGCCGACCGTATGCTTGACGTCGGTTTCGAAAAGGAGCTCCGGCAGATTGTCGGCCATCTTCCCGACCCAACTGTTACCCCACGCCAGACGTTACTCTTCTCCGCCACCATTCCCAAGAACGTCATTTCGCTGGCCCGCGAATGGGTCCGCCCCGACAACTTTGACTTCATTCAGACCATttccgacgacgatgtcctCACCCACGAAAAGGTGGCACAATACGCAGTCAACTGCAGGGGCTGGGGCAACGTGATGCCGACTCTCTACGAGCTGATGGAAAATGAGCTCGAGAAGCGGAAGAACAACCCGGACATGATGCCCTTCAAGGCCCTTGTATTCCTCCCAACATCCGCCTGGGTTGACGTCGTTGGCGACGTTGACGAGAGAATGGTGTACAGTCGTAACCAAGTTCCGAGCTGGAGGATCCACTCGAAGCTCTCGCAAGCGGCACGCACCAGAGCAGCCGAGAAGTTCCGCGGAGCCAAGTCCGCTATCTTATTCTCCACTGATGTCACTGCCAGAGGCCTCGACTTTCCCAACGTCACCCACGTCATCCAGATCGGCACCCCTTCGGAACGTGAGCAATACATCCACAGGCTCGGCCGCACAGGTCGCGCAGAGAAGGATGGTGAGGGATGGATCATCATTCCTCAATCTGAGCTGGACCTGGCCCGCAGAGAGTTGAGGGGCCTTCCCATCAAGCCCGTCACGTCCCTGGAAGCCGCTCAGTTCGACTTCAGCAGCGGGGCTCAGCCGTCAGAGCTGACGGCAAAGGTCACAGAAATCTCCTCCCAGCTGAGTGAGGACACTCTACAAGCTGCTTACCTGTCGCTTTTCGGACAGAGCAAGGATTTGGCCCAGCCGAAGGCCGACGAGCTCTATGAGTGGTTCGTCCATGCCATGAAGATGGATAACACGCCCGCCATAAGtgccgccatggccgagaagcgCGGTCTGCGCAGGATCCGTGGCATAAACATCAGCGGCTATGGATCGAGAAATTCCAGGGACAACGACGGCGATCGCGGATCTCGGGGCGGCTTCTCTGACCGCGGTGGTTACTCCAGCCGCCGGGAGTCCCAGGACCCCTTTTCGAAGATGGAGTCCACGGGCTTCGACCGCAGTCAGCGCGGTGGTTTTAACCGCGGCGGACGTTCCGACCGCGGGTCCGATCGTGGAGGACGCTCCGACCGTGGGTTCGACCGTGGGGGACGCTCCGACCGTGGGTTTGACCGTGGAGGACGTTCCGATCGCGGACGTGGTGGTTTTGAAAGAGGTGAGAGAGCATCTTTCTAA
- a CDS encoding NOT2/NOT3/NOT5 family protein: MSGITGSNGSGWAFGGGVPMGGAGLQNQGRQLGGNVSFAQSLSGSQPATPLDLSWTITSPPLPLPCVYLRDDLPLLLLLPLSTTATLVTSRPSYPILISYLTPHTSYRVALFFLPLQSRHLLLPPTTMRKKHRLVRKRATAKEKMGSPASPAELPKKGYAEVLKNEFPSLSNNAHMNTSGQSNMWSSTASRNLGGGGGPVPRNQQSTPLSAQSTQDELFPPTSARQGAFRFGGQSSGGPAPQAQSNPVDDFPPLNRNANGEIGGERGANLMPSLGFGNQASPSPAAIPPRSAGAGNGLLNALSANSRPDGRSPSIVSVQDLPRTQDGSTEKSGLLREETTGDSSAQAAESRNPLGAIGNDSVTGKAKDENDAQSPEVQDPLAGMAPIDKFGMKGLRVLMNNYPSYGALMQGMDPNEFGLNVNSSDLISTQIYSLFDDTPPRPAIPSVRLPECYKVTNVQPIDTKIPSFNEETLFWIFYSCTQDIKQHLAAIELHNRNWRWHKKLQVWLTKDELMMPTNIAPHLERGYYIVWDTTNWRKERRELTLHYGDLAANLLSRWVDEAWNGLIPEHWAFHPTGVGFMLIRQRFTGFRIEAGLGGWQKLPNTAFTAVSCSAPFGNMCDSTCQRNAVVMLGSCGYSGRGSADELINSIRAADGLHVSVPTTSLLPRVAATRSSTSPNHDHNFSKACTNPIAATERIPTYSPLTNARNLNKRVPIRPDPTQPSTTEIHAHAHVASMANEQISLPYLVVILLVTAFVIRFLFFSPAPPPAPRQSAQSVLRIREAAVERIQQMFPQVDRRTILWDLQRNGGNIQGTSERILAGRMETPPITFQPPSPPGANNASASSSAPAKAPEKPTQPDLITRYKLQGKIAAQQRQQAEADAAAEREKASRGWSSNRDERQSLLQKRRDEMILAARRKMEAKIAAEKASS, translated from the exons ATGTCTGGAATCACAGGCAGTAATGGATCTGGCTGGGCCTTTGGAGGAGGAGTGCCCATGGGAGGTGCTGGTCTGCAAAATCAAGGTCGTCAACTTGGAGGAAACGTGAGCTTTGCACAGAGCTTAAGCGGGTCGCAACCGGCAACACCGCTGGACCTTTC ATGGACAATCACTTCACCTCCCCTGCCCCTACCCTGTGTTTACCTCCGCGATGacctcccccttctccttctaCTTCCCCTTTCCACAACGGCTACACTTGTCACAAGCCGACCCTCATACCCCATACTCATCTCATACCTCACACCTCACACCTCATACCGAGTCGCCctgttcttcttgcccttgcaAAGTCGTCATCTCTTGTTACCTCCCACAACAATGAGAAAAAAGCATCGGCTGGTTAGAAAGAGAGCCACAGCAAAGGAGAAGATGGGTTCACCTGCTTCCCCTGCTGAATTGCCTAAAAAGGGCTACGCTGAGGTTCTCAAGAA CGAATTTCCGTCTCTCTCCAACAACGCCCATATGAACACGAGCGGTCAATCGAACATGTGGTCATCAACAGCATCGCGGAacctgggcggcggtggcggcccTGTACCGCGCAACCAGCAGTCGACACCACTTTCGGCACAGAGCACTCAGGATGAGTTGTTTCCCCCTACGTCGGCTCGCCAAGGCGCCTTCCGCTTCGGTGGCCAGAGCAGTGGAGGCCCAGCCCCTCAGGCGCAATCCAACCCGGTAGATGACTTCCCGCCTCTGAACAGGAATGCGAACGGTGAGATTGGTGGCGAGCGTGGCGCCAACCTGATGCCTTCTCTGGGCTTTGGCAACCAAGCGAGCCCCTCCCCCGCAGCGATACCTCCCCGAAGTGCAGGCGCAGGTAATGGTCTGCTTAACGCGCTATCCGCGAATAGTAGACCAGATGGCCGCTCCCCGTCAATTGTCAGCGTACAGG ACCTACCAAGAACACAAGACGGATCTACCGAGAAGAGCGGTCTTCTCCGCGAAGAAACAACCGGTGACAGCTCAGCTCAAGCCGCCGAGAGCCGAAACCCCCTAGGAGCTATCGGTAATGACTCGGTCAccggcaaggccaaggatgAGAACGATGCCCAGTCACCCGAGGTCCAGGATCCGCTGGCAGGAATGGCGCCCATCGACAAGTTCGGCATGAAGGGCCTGCGTGTTCTCATGAACAACTACCCCAGCTACGGAGCGCTCATGCAGGGGATGGATCCCAACGAGTTTGGTCTGAACGTCAACTCGTCAGA TCTCATCTCGACGCAGATTTACTCCCTCTTCGACGAcacgccgcctcgtcctGCGATCCCCAGCGTTCGTCTGCCAGAGTGCTACAAAGTGACCAACGTCCAGCCCATCGACACAAAGATCCCGTCGTTCAACGAGGAGACCCTCTTTTGGATCTTTTACAGCTGCACGCAGGACATCAAGCAGCACTTGGCTGCCATCGAGCT ACACAACAGAAACTGGCGGTGGCACAAGAAGTTGCAAGTCTGGCTGACAAAGGATGAGCTTATGATGCCCACCAACATTGCCCCTCACCTCGAGCGCGGCTACTACATCGTCTGGGACACCACCAACTGGCGGAAGGAGCGG AGAGAGCTCACGCTCCACTACGGTGATCTCGCGGCGAATCTG CTTTCTCGGTGGGTTGACGAGGCTTGGAATGGTCTAATACCTGAGCACTGGGCATTTCACCCGACAGGCGTTGGGTTCATGTTGATACGGCAACGTTTTACAGGCTTCCGGATTGAAGCTGGGCTAGGCGGATGGCAAAAGCTGCCTAACACTGCTTT CACCGCTGTCTCATGCTCTGCTCCCTTTGGCAACATGTGTGATTCTACCTGCCAACGAAATGCTGTGGTGATGCTTGGAAGTTGTGGTTACAGCGGCCGGGGAA GCGCTGATGAACTCATCAACTCCATTCGAGCTGCTGACGGACTCCACGTATCTGTTCCGACCACATCCCTTCTCCCCCGCGTAGCAGCCACACGCTCCTCCACTTCCCCAAACCACGATCACAATTTCTCCAAGGCGTGTACCAACCCAATTGCCGCGACCGAGAGAATCCCTACCTACTCGCCCCTAACGAACGCACGCAACCTCAACAAGAGAGTGCCGATCAGACCGGATCCGACGCAACCCTCAACCACTGAAAtacacgcacacgcacacgtCGCAAGCATGGCCAACGAGCAGATCTCACTCCCATACCTGGTGGTGATCTTGCTGGTGACGGCGTTCGTTATTCggttcctcttcttctcccccgccccgccgccggcgccgcggcagAGTGCTCAGTCGGTGCTGCGCATACGTGAGGCGGCGGTTGAGAGGATACAACAGATGTTCCCGCAGGTGGACCGGCGGACCATTCTCTGGGACCTGCAGAGGAACGGGGGCAATATTCAAGGAACGTCGGAGAGGATCCTTGCAGGCAGGATGGAGACG CCTCCCATCACGTTTCAGCCCCCTTCCCCGCCGGGAGCCAACAACGCGTCagcgagctcctcggcaccggccaAGGCACCTGAAAAGCCGACGCAGCCAGACCTGATTACGAGGTACAAGCTGCAGGGCAAGATCGCAgcgcagcagcggcagcaggccgaggcagacgccgcggcggagagagagaaggctAGCAGGGGATGGAGCTCGAACCGGGACGAAAGGCAGTCGCTTCtgcagaagaggagggaCGAGATGATTCTTGCGGCTAGGCGGAAGATGGAGGCCAAGATTGCTGCGGAGAAGGCCTCGAGCtga
- a CDS encoding CobW/HypB/UreG: MDSDDDAPPDLVKVHTLEEEGEEDGRPRDNGGKVPITIVTGYLGAGKTTLLNYILTARHGKKIAVIMNGMLSHDQRFWSCLHVLALDIEKSLTVNKGDSQVEEWLEVGNGCICCSVKDSGVNAIESLMAKKGAFDFILLETTGLADPGNLAPLFWVDDGLGSTIYLDGIVTLVDAKNILRSLDDPAGKVEIDEHHNDDDHGHGPLMTTAHVQISHADVVVVNKADLVSDEELKQVIARVESINGLALIHVTKQGEVPNLEGFLLNLHAYDKVPELDARPKGHNHPDPTISTVSVPVPMLRRSQLEVVDEWMRAVLWDHRVPGDETAVVEVHRSKGRIVFEDGHTMFAQGVRETFEITASSQNTREAAGAQDGKIVLIGRYLKGLDFEKSLIDLLDLRAKGNDDLHEADKSNE; this comes from the exons ATGGATTCTGACGATGACGCCCCGCCTGATCTGGTAAAGGTGCATACcctggaggaagaaggagaggaagacgggCGTCCCAGGGACAATGGGGGCAAGGTTCCCATTACCATTGTGACGGGCTATCTTGGTGCTGGGAAGACGACTCTACTCAACTACATTTTGACGGCTCGGCATGGAAAGAAGATTGCTGTCATCATGAACGGTATGTTGTCGCACGACCAGAG ATTTTGGAGTTGCTTACATGTCCTAGCACTCGACATTGAAAAGTCTCTCACCGTGAATAAGGGTGACAGTCAAGTGGAGGAGTGGCTGGAAGTTGGCAATGGTTGCATTTGCTGCTCTGTCAA GGACTCTGGCGTCAATGCCATCGAATCCCTTATGGCAAAGAAGGGCGCATTCGACTTTATCCTGCTGGAAACCACAGGCTTGGCTGATCCTGGGAACCTCGCCCCTTTGTTCTGGGTTGACGACGGCCTGGGAAGCACCATCTACTTGGACGGTATTGTGACCCTCGTAGACGCGAAGAACATCCTTCGCAGTCTCGACGATCCCGCCGGCAAAGTTGAAATCGACGAGCATCACAATGACGACGACCATGGGCACGGCCCGCTTATGACGACCGCGCACGTCCAGATCTCGCACGCcgatgtcgttgtcgtcaacAAGGCGGACCTTGTATCCGATGAAGAGCTGAAGCAAGTCATTGCGAGGGTAGAGTCCATCAATGGTCTCGCCTTGATCCACGTCACTAAGCAGGGCGAGGTACCCAATCTTGAGGGCTTCCTGCTGAATCTGCATGCATACGACAAGGTTCCAGAGCTTGATGCTAGGCCAAAGGGTCACAATCACCCAGACCCC ACCATTTCCACCGTCTCGGTGCCGGTGCCAATGCTGAGGCGTTCGCAGCTTGAAGTCGTCGACGAATGGATGCGTGCGGTTCTTTGGGACCATCGAGTGCCTGGAGATGAGACGGCGGTAGTGGAGGTCCATCGGTCAAAGGGTCGGATAGTGTTCGAAGACGGCCACACAATGTTTGCCCAGGGCGTCCGGGAGACGTTCGAGATAACGGCTTCGTCGCAAAACACACGTGAGGCGGCGGGAGCCCAGGACGGTAAAATTGTACTCATTGGAAGATATCTAAAGGGCCTCGACTTTGAGAAGAGTCTGATAGACCTTCTTGACTTGAGAGCAAAGGGAAACGATGATCTACACGAAGCAGACAAGTCAAATGAGTAG
- a CDS encoding Mob1/phocein family protein, which produces MSMAPSSPRLPSPPPPAEIQIGPKSPSMGAQSNRQASPMEQSLIEANSRRRIHPGTKAADMAAGPPLVPLNELDSAFQLQEHLAALHYYHTNSNSTPITRATAIQLAAPPPGIDRTLWLYELCRFLISQCNTLIVGFLFDSPPCSAATCPEMRASEWQFLCAVHEQPKSCCAIDYCCHTLDWAANIVTDPKIFPSRFVVLSDVHNKGVAVKNLVNVFRRLHRIFAHAWFQHRAVFWTIEGQTGLYVFFKTVCDMYDLLPAENYKLPPEAEGLETATAVPDANGGDKKQLPISIAKPPSRGEGGVQDLDDNFQPVGRTATRRHVRASPSVGSAVTTVVEAEEEEVDVTSKLREMRISAPDTVEEELEAADVPVIVEKEVMDDASPTEEEEPVVPEPQVVESERSETESYDATDYVKPTDDEPSSASVADEVEESSGSTESQPQSKAKEADGETENSDNSSANDTANGEEESTEIGEVSSVHDITQDSAKPAKSTTTDATEDNSKPEEFDKGDSELKAVSKEGEDKKEALLGEEA; this is translated from the exons ATGTCAatggcgccgagctcgccccGGCTGCCCagcccaccgccgcccgccgaAATCCAAATCGGCCCCAAATCCCCCTCGATGGGCGCGCAGTCGAACCGTCAGGCCTCGCCCATGGAGCAGTCACTCATCGAAGCAAACTCGAGGCGTCGCATACACCCGggcaccaaggccgccgacatGGCTGCCGGTCCACCGCTTGTCCCCCTTAACGAG CTCGACTCGGCTTTCCAGCTCCAAGAGCACTTGGCCGCCCTACATTACTACCacaccaacagcaacagcacccCGATAACCCGAGCGACAGCCATTCAACTTGCGGCCCCTCCGCCGGGCATCGACCGCACTCTCTGGCTGTATGAACTGTGCCGGTTCCTTATATCCCAGTGCAACACCCTCATCGTCGGTTTCCTCTTCGACTCACCGCCCTGCAGCGCCGCGACGTGTCCCGAGATGCGCGCTTCCGAATGGCAGTTCCTCTGCGCCGTCCACGAGCAGCCCAAGAGTTGCTGCGCCATCGACTATTGCTGCCATACGCTCGACTGGGCCGCCAATATCGTCACGGACCCTAAGATCTTTCCCTCGCGCTTTGTCGTTCTCTCTGATGTCCACAATAAGGGTGTAGCCGTCAAGAACCTCGTCAACGTCTTCCGCCGCCTGCACCGCATCTTTGCCCATGCCTGGTTCCAGCATCGCGCCGTCTTCTGGACAATCGAGGGACAGACCGGGCTCTACGTCTTTTTCAAGACCGTCTGTGACATGTACGACCTCCTCCCCGCCGAGAACTACAAACTACCGCCCGAGGCTGAGGGTCTAGAGACCGCGACGGCCGTGCCTgacgccaacggcggcgatAAGAAGCAGCTGCCAATTTCGATCGCCAAGCCTCCGAGCCGCGGTGAAGGCGGCGTTCAGGACTTGGACGACAATTTCCAACCCGTGGGTCGCACTGCCACGAGACGCCACGTTAGAGCGAGCCCGTCTGTCGGCAGTGCCGTGACGACTGTCGTAGAggctgaagaggaggaggttgacgTGACAAGCAAGCTGCGGGAGATGCGCATATCAGCCCCCGAcacggtcgaggaggagctcgaggcggcggacgtgCCCGTCAttgtcgagaaggaggttATGGACGATGCATCACCcacggaagaagaagagcctGTGGTGCCAGAACCTCAAGTCGTTGAGTCCGAGAGATCTGAAACAGAGTCTTATGATGCGACAGACTATGTCAAGCCAACGGATGATGAACCGAGCAGCGCGTCAGTAGcagacgaggtcgaggagtCCTCTGGGTCGACTGAATCTCAGCCGCAGTCCAAGGCGAAAGAAGCCGATGGCGAAACTGAGAACTCAGACAACAGTTCCGCCAATGACACTGCCAACGGCGAGGAAGAATCTACCGAGATTGGAGAGGTCAGCAGCGTTCATGATATCACCCAGGATTCGGCCAAACCGGCCAAGTCGACGACCACAGACGCCACAGAAGATAACAGCAAACCTGAAGAATTCGACAAGGGCGACAGTGAGCTCAAGGCAGTTTCTAAAGAAGGGgaagacaagaaggaggcaTTATTGGGGGAAGAAGCTTAA
- a CDS encoding C6 finger domain-containing protein: MGDYYHHFLTSMTGVAVSQSTSPKDTHPPQFPGSQMPMMGGAMPGPYPNLGYFTGFPDPVGLAAPKSSRNRRKSAPGLDHVKHRRTRSGCYMCRSRRVKCDETRPVCDRCRKGSRECIYPEAPVTRGSAAQSTTSKDGSSTQETSPDSSNDAEDRDEEPEPAGLDTIPDEDEGDEASYQKQFPRTSRSSTTSSATLQRIGGTRHDSETPSHEGTKSSSPSASTSSQATTAYAMPDLAILSLSGHADWSHLPADLRQHLEYFCENVTHYHYCMLTDAHEFFRVILPNFALQNEALLHAIAGFAAYQRTLQDPNGKIEEFLKYYNKSVILLLSSLKRKEKHNVAMLLTVLQLATIEEYLGDWINLMGHQKAAFEMLTHLFTPETAAQSALGRMIVSWYGRFDIFIALMGGFPTMLSPEWFTAFVEHCDQQAILDEADSLHWKLEAESGRLRVISREMSTLFARGSRGQISSEDFATEHERIQNLLQGWRDGWDHALTDPSYLVTDLGHTRSLSDDDIVDPYAPGVLYDFPIFSTTLLTSEFNSTMMMHKCQSSTTQREQLYGELRGHAYAICQIFEAVEKWPSSPKGSLILIQACIALSALFLPQDAKHHTWIRRKFALLETMGYIHPITLRTKMAEMFHEPSCVRWWLPNDEGYSRILQNVRTFADERNANAVSAQAENLREVRHIFAKMQMAEEDANRA; this comes from the exons ATGGGCGACTACTATCATCACTTCCTCACCTCCATGACGGGGGTGGCTGTCAGCCAAAGCACAAGCCCAAAGGACACTCATCCTCCTCAGTTCCCCGGATCCCAGATGCCAATGATGGGTGGTGCCATGCCTGGACCCTACCCTAATTTGGGATACTTCACTGGCTTCCCCGACCCAGTCGGACTCGCTGCTCCCAAATCCTCGAGGAATCGAAGGAAGTCGGCACCGGGTCTGGATCACGTCAAGCACCGCCGCACAAGGTCCGGATGCTACATGTGCAGAAGCCGGAGAGTCAAG TGCGATGAAACTCGACCGGTCTGCGACA GATGTCGGAAGGGAAGTCGCGAATGCATCTACCCGGAGGCTCCGGTAACCAGGGGATCGGCTGCACAGTCTACGACATCAAAAGACGGATCGTCAACTCAGGAGACCAGCCCAGATTCCTCTAACGACGCAGAAGACAGAGACGAAGAACCCGAGCCTGCCGGGTTAGACACCATCCCGGACGAGGATGAAGGGGACGAGGCGTCCTATCAGAAGCAATTTCCCCGgacaagcagaagcagcacAACCTCATCGGCCACTCTACAGCGCATAGGGGGCACACGCCATGACTCTGAGACGCCGTCGCATGAAGGGACCAAAAGCTCATCACCCTCCGCGTCGACGAGTAGTCAAGCAACGACCGCATATGCGATGCCAGATCTTGCGATTCTGTCGCTGAGTGGCCACGCCGACTGGTCACATCTGCCTGCCGACTTGCGCCAGCACCTGGAGTACTTTTGCGAAAACGTCACACACTACCACTACTGTATGTTGACAGATGCCCACGAATTCTTTCGTGTCATTCTTCCAAATTTTGCTCTACAAAACGAGGCTTTGCTTCACGCGATCGCCGGATTTGCTGCATATCAACGTACACTGCAAGATCCCAATGGCAAAATAGAGGAATTTTTGAAGTACTACAACAAGAGCGTCATACTTTTGCTCAGCTCGCtaaagagaaaagagaagcATAATGTCGCCATGCTTCTGACAGTGCTACAGCTTGCCACGATCGAG GAGTATTTGGGTGACTGGATCAATCTTATGGGACACCAAAAGGCCGCATTCGAGATGTTGACGCATCTCTTCACTCCGGAGACGGCTGCTCAGAGTGCCCTCGGAAGAATGATCGTGTCCTGGTACGGGCGCTTCGACATTTTCATTGCTCTGATGGGTGGATTCCCTACAATGCTATCCCCCGAATGGTTCACAGCCTTTGTCGAACACTGCGACCAGCAAGCCATCTTGGACGAGGCAGATAGCCTACATTGGAAGTTGGAAGCAGAGTCAGGTCGTCTAAGAGTCATCTCAAGAGAGATGTCGACTCTATTTGCGCGAGGCAGCAGGGGCCAGATCTCGTCCGAGGACTTCGCAACCGAACACGAACGAATCCAGAACTTGCTCCAGGGCTGGAGAGATGGCTGGGACCATGCGCTCACCGACCCGTCTTACCTCGTCACGGATCTCGGCCACACGCGATCCCTGAGTGACGATGACATCGTGGACCCCTATGCCCCCGGAGTCCTGTATGACTTCCCCATCTTCTCCACGACATTGCTCACCAGCGAATTCAACTCCACTATGATGATGCACAAATGCCAGTCATCGACGACACAGCGAGAACAGCTATACGGCGAGCTGCGAGGTCACGCGTACGCCATCTGTCAAATCTTTGAGGCCGTGGAAAAGTGGCCGTCGAGTCCAAAGGGCAGTTTGATTCTCATACAGGCCTGCATCGCCCTTTCAGCACTGTTCCTGCCGCAGGATGCTAAACATCACACCTGGATCAGGAGAAAATTTGCATTGTTAGAGACTATGGG ATACATCCATCCGATTACGCTCCGTAccaagatggccgagatgtTTCATGAGCCTTCCTGTGTGCGGTGGTGGCTGCCCAATGACGAGGGCTACAGTCGGATACTGCAGAACGTTCGGACCTTCGCCGATGAGcgcaacgccaacgccgttTCCGCACAAGCGGAAAACCTCCGTGAGGTTCGTCACATCTTTGCCAAGATGCAaatggcggaggaggatgcAAATCGAGCCTGA